In Micromonospora ferruginea, the sequence GCGTCGCCACCCGCTACGACAAGACCGCGACGTCGTACCAGGCCACCGTCACCATCGCCGCGCTACTGCAATGGTTGTAACTCTTTGAAGACACGGCCTAGGGTGACGCGGGTGACCAGCCAGGGACCGCTGACCGGGGTACGGGTGATCGAGCTGGCCGGCATCGGCCCGGGGCCGTTCGCCGCGATGATGCTGGCCGACCTGGGCGCCGACGTGGTGCGCGTGGACCGGGTGGGCGGCGGCGGCTTCGGCGCCTTCCCCGGCGACCTGCTCAACCGCAACCGCCGTTCGGTCGCGCTGGACCTGAAGCACCCGGACGGGCGGGATCTGGTGCGGTCCCTGGTGGCCGGCGCGGACGCGCTGGTCGAGGGCTTCCGGCCGGGGGTCGCCGAGCGCCTCGGGCTCGGCCCGCGGGAGTGCCTGGCCGCCAACCCCCGCCTGGTGTACGGGCGGATGACCGGCTGGGGGCAGGACGGGCCGCTGGCCCGCACGGCCGGCCACGACATCGACTACCTGGCGCTGACCGGCGCGCTGCACGGGGTGGGCCGGGCCGGCGAGCGACCGGTGCCGCCGATGAACCTGCTCGGCGACTTCGGCGGGGGCGGCATGATGCTGGCCCTGGGCGTGGTCGCGGCGCTGTACGCGGTGCGCGGCGGCGCGCCCGGCCAGGTGGTCGACGCGGCCATCGTGGACGGCGTGTCGGTGCTGGCCACCCAGATCCACGCGCTGCGCGGCCTCGGCCTCTGGCAGGACCCGCGCGGGGTGAACCTGCTCGACGGCGGCGCGCCGTTCTACGACACCTACGAGTGCGCCGACGGCCGGTACGTGGCGGTCGGCGCGCTGGAGCCGCAGTTCTACGCCGAACTGGTCCGGCTCACCGGTTTCCCGCTCGACGGCGACGAGGCCCCGGACCGGGACGACCCGGCGAACTGGCCGGCGCTGCGGACCGCCTGGGCCCGGCTGTTCCGCACCCGGACCCGGGACGAGTGGGCCGACCTGCTGGCCGGCACGGACGCCTGCGTGTCACCGGTGCTCGACTGGGCCGAGGCCCCGCACCACCCGCACCTCGCCGCGCGGGACGTCTTCGTCGCGCCGGAGGGGGTGACCCAGCCGGCGCCCGCGCCGCGCTTCTCGGGCACGCCCACGGCGGTGCGCCGCCCGCCGCCGCACCCCGGTGAGCACACCGACGAGGTGCTGGCCGAGGCGGGCGTGGACGCGGCGCGGATCGCCGCCCTGCGCGCCGCCGGCACGGTCGGCTGACCCGGGGCCGCCCGGCTCCTCCGGTCGTCCCGCCGCCCGTCCCGCCGCCCGTCCCGCCGCTGCGATCCGATCGCGCGCCACCCGTGGAGATCCACCGCGAGGTCGTCCCGCGCGCGGCCTCCACGGCCGCAATCACTTACCGTAGCTCCCGCTGTTGTCACCCACCGTGTCCGCCGGGCGGAGC encodes:
- a CDS encoding CaiB/BaiF CoA transferase family protein; amino-acid sequence: MTRVTSQGPLTGVRVIELAGIGPGPFAAMMLADLGADVVRVDRVGGGGFGAFPGDLLNRNRRSVALDLKHPDGRDLVRSLVAGADALVEGFRPGVAERLGLGPRECLAANPRLVYGRMTGWGQDGPLARTAGHDIDYLALTGALHGVGRAGERPVPPMNLLGDFGGGGMMLALGVVAALYAVRGGAPGQVVDAAIVDGVSVLATQIHALRGLGLWQDPRGVNLLDGGAPFYDTYECADGRYVAVGALEPQFYAELVRLTGFPLDGDEAPDRDDPANWPALRTAWARLFRTRTRDEWADLLAGTDACVSPVLDWAEAPHHPHLAARDVFVAPEGVTQPAPAPRFSGTPTAVRRPPPHPGEHTDEVLAEAGVDAARIAALRAAGTVG